A window of Mycolicibacterium fluoranthenivorans contains these coding sequences:
- a CDS encoding TspO/MBR family protein translates to MAFRTLLPSAAAVAATAVIGGLASRPAQSPWYEQLRKPPYQPPRQAFPIVWPALYADIAVTSAATLDELEARGETAQRKAYLAALATNLTLNAAWSWIFFSRRKLGTAAVAAAALTASSADLTRRAVRVNGAKAAPLGLYPAWCAFATVLSTHIWALNRRS, encoded by the coding sequence ATGGCCTTTCGTACTTTGCTTCCGTCCGCGGCCGCAGTGGCCGCCACCGCTGTGATCGGCGGGCTGGCCAGCCGGCCCGCCCAGTCGCCCTGGTACGAGCAGTTGCGCAAACCGCCCTACCAGCCACCGCGCCAAGCTTTTCCGATCGTGTGGCCGGCGCTCTACGCCGACATCGCCGTCACGTCGGCAGCGACCCTCGACGAACTGGAAGCCCGGGGCGAGACAGCACAACGCAAGGCCTACCTCGCCGCGCTGGCCACCAATCTCACGCTCAACGCGGCGTGGTCGTGGATCTTCTTCAGCCGGCGCAAGCTGGGCACGGCAGCCGTCGCCGCCGCAGCGCTCACCGCAAGCAGCGCGGACCTGACCCGACGCGCCGTGCGAGTGAACGGCGCCAAGGCGGCACCGCTGGGGCTGTACCCGGCATGGTGTGCGTTCGCGACGGTGCTGTCGACCCACATCTGGGCGCTGAACCGCCGCAGCTAG
- the arsB gene encoding ACR3 family arsenite efflux transporter: protein MTDTTSTAPAVVGKLSTLDRFLPVWIGAAMVAGLLLGRWIPGLNTALEKVQIDGISLPIALGLLIMMYPVLAKVRYDRLDTVTGDRKLLVSSLLLNWVLGPALMFALAWLLLPDLPEYRTGLIIVGLARCIAMVIIWNDLACGDREAAAVLVALNSIFQVVMFAVLGWFYLSVLPGWLGLAQTTITTSPWQIAKSVIIFLGIPLAAGYLSRRLGEKAKGRDWYESTFIPRIGPWALYGLLFTIVILFALQGEQITSRPLDVVRIALPLLAYFAIMWGGGYLLGSLLDLGYERTTTLAFTAAGNNFELAIAVAIATYGATSGQALAGVVGPLIEVPVLVALVYVSLALRKRFHHHTSQHLPTDEATRTEPTS from the coding sequence ATGACCGACACCACCAGCACTGCCCCGGCAGTCGTGGGCAAGCTGTCCACCCTGGACCGGTTCCTGCCGGTGTGGATCGGCGCCGCGATGGTCGCCGGCCTGCTACTGGGCCGGTGGATTCCGGGCCTGAACACTGCGCTGGAAAAGGTTCAGATCGACGGGATTTCGCTGCCGATCGCACTGGGCCTGTTGATCATGATGTACCCGGTGCTGGCCAAGGTCCGCTACGACCGCCTCGACACCGTCACCGGCGATCGCAAACTGCTGGTGTCCTCGCTGCTCCTGAACTGGGTACTCGGCCCGGCACTGATGTTCGCCCTGGCCTGGCTGCTGCTCCCGGACCTGCCCGAGTACCGCACCGGACTGATCATCGTCGGGCTGGCCCGCTGCATCGCGATGGTGATCATCTGGAACGACCTGGCCTGCGGGGACCGCGAAGCGGCCGCCGTCCTGGTCGCGCTGAACTCGATCTTCCAGGTCGTCATGTTCGCGGTGCTGGGCTGGTTCTACCTGTCGGTGCTGCCGGGCTGGCTCGGCCTGGCGCAGACCACCATCACCACCTCGCCCTGGCAGATCGCGAAATCGGTGATCATCTTCCTGGGAATCCCCCTGGCCGCCGGCTATCTGTCGCGGCGCCTGGGCGAGAAGGCCAAGGGCCGCGACTGGTACGAATCGACGTTCATCCCCCGGATCGGACCGTGGGCGCTGTACGGCCTGCTGTTCACCATCGTGATCCTGTTCGCGCTGCAGGGTGAGCAGATCACCAGCCGCCCACTGGATGTCGTGCGCATCGCGCTGCCCCTGCTGGCCTACTTCGCGATCATGTGGGGCGGCGGGTATCTGCTGGGCTCGCTGCTCGACCTCGGCTATGAACGCACCACCACCCTGGCCTTCACTGCGGCGGGCAACAACTTCGAACTCGCCATCGCCGTGGCGATCGCCACCTACGGCGCCACCTCGGGCCAAGCCCTGGCCGGCGTCGTCGGGCCGCTGATCGAGGTACCGGTCCTGGTCGCGCTGGTCTATGTCTCCCTCGCGCTGCGAAAGCGGTTCCACCACCACACTTCGCAGCACCTTCCCACCGACGAGGCGACGAGAACGGAACCCACCTCATGA
- a CDS encoding ArsR/SmtB family transcription factor: protein MSNQWDAVTDADACCAPGALLREPLSAADAADMAVKLKALADPVRLQLFSTIASREGGEACVCDISDGVEVSQPTVSHHLKVLRDAGLLTSQRRASWVYYAVVPQALASLAVLLGADTRTEVPA, encoded by the coding sequence ATGTCGAATCAATGGGATGCGGTGACCGACGCGGACGCGTGTTGCGCACCGGGAGCACTACTGCGAGAACCACTGTCGGCAGCTGACGCCGCCGATATGGCGGTCAAGCTCAAGGCGCTCGCCGACCCCGTTCGGCTGCAACTGTTCTCGACGATCGCCAGCCGCGAAGGCGGCGAGGCCTGCGTCTGCGATATCTCCGACGGGGTCGAGGTATCGCAGCCCACCGTGTCCCATCACCTCAAGGTCCTGCGCGACGCCGGCCTGCTCACCTCGCAGCGCCGCGCGTCCTGGGTCTACTACGCCGTCGTCCCGCAAGCACTGGCCAGCCTCGCCGTCCTACTGGGCGCCGATACTCGAACGGAAGTCCCCGCATGA
- a CDS encoding IF2 family translation initiation factor, producing MSITSIPLAVLRFQYRVARLPLQVAEDRFFARMDSDAPTRLRYERSFGLLDAAVGGVLRDKDLQRRGAALAERSDALSRATRLENAATRKRDHAEEELEATHNKVIGDIGQARESKERAVEDAKSAAAERSRTAEEDADKRAAEAKKRVNEDAARQTNTIESAKRAHQDEIRASEERSDAAAKAKLGDAEEKRRDAAAKRVQADRIEQLADIEKKKRQPERANNNA from the coding sequence ATGAGCATCACGTCAATCCCACTCGCAGTCCTGCGCTTCCAATACCGGGTCGCTCGACTTCCGCTTCAGGTCGCCGAGGACAGGTTCTTCGCGCGGATGGATTCCGACGCGCCCACCCGACTGCGATATGAGCGCTCCTTTGGTCTGCTCGACGCTGCCGTCGGGGGTGTGCTCAGGGATAAGGACCTGCAGCGTCGTGGCGCTGCGCTCGCCGAACGCAGCGACGCGCTGTCGCGTGCGACCAGGTTGGAGAACGCTGCGACGCGCAAACGCGATCACGCCGAAGAAGAGCTCGAAGCCACGCACAACAAGGTGATCGGCGATATCGGACAGGCCCGGGAATCCAAGGAACGTGCCGTCGAGGACGCCAAATCTGCGGCGGCGGAACGCTCACGTACAGCCGAGGAGGACGCCGACAAGCGCGCTGCTGAGGCGAAGAAGCGGGTCAACGAGGATGCCGCCCGGCAGACGAACACGATCGAGTCCGCCAAACGTGCGCACCAGGACGAGATTCGCGCATCCGAGGAGCGGTCCGACGCCGCTGCCAAAGCCAAGCTCGGCGATGCAGAGGAGAAGCGGCGCGATGCAGCGGCCAAACGCGTTCAGGCCGACCGGATAGAGCAACTCGCGGATATCGAAAAGAAGAAGCGCCAGCCCGAACGCGCGAACAATAACGCGTAG
- a CDS encoding alkaline phosphatase family protein: protein MATAPNVLGHVVAVAKQLLKKALGPLVSTLPSNVPAQSPVLWTVLAWVRKEIETNLFPAHVVSPWSVTSPNLLVNGSAELADPSLTGNSSVTIPGWTVTGTPTVIRYGTARVIPLGLSIPGPTLPAVFNFPNDRPVSGDTQFIGGGNVATSTLSQTVDLTGAASTIDGGSTPYKLSGWLGGASIDPSAASITVRFLDGNGAQLGVGKIGPVTALDRWFQTGLLERSTSAVIPVGTRSAQVVVTLRDSNPATLGYNNAFADDLAFTVGAALPAPPPPAPPASTVGQLDHVFMVYMENKGYGDIVGSPNAPYLNSLVNAYGVETNYYALTHPSDPNYYPLLGGSDFGYSFNCATNCIDARNLADNIEAAGKTWAGYAQGMSAAGPYTATGDYAPDQLPFLAYRDIYNDPARAAAHLFPLTQLATDLSSSSTAPNFAWFAANEANNMEGPIASLTGVLNYIGGLFTNHQYNVKAGDQFLQNTVPAILNSAVWNDPAQKSALFITFDEDTDNISLGFGNGGNHVLTIAIPSPGAISAGMRSGPFTDDSYANHYSLLRTIEDALGLPSLTDNDTYAQPLNGLWTTSPTNPGTTPVIL from the coding sequence GTGGCCACCGCCCCCAATGTGCTGGGGCACGTGGTCGCGGTGGCCAAGCAGCTCCTCAAAAAGGCGCTGGGCCCACTGGTGTCGACGCTGCCGTCGAACGTGCCCGCTCAATCGCCCGTGCTGTGGACGGTACTGGCCTGGGTCCGTAAGGAGATCGAGACGAATCTCTTTCCCGCCCATGTGGTTTCCCCGTGGTCGGTCACCAGCCCCAACCTGCTGGTCAACGGCAGTGCAGAACTCGCCGACCCGTCGCTGACCGGCAACAGCTCGGTGACCATCCCCGGCTGGACCGTGACCGGTACCCCGACCGTCATCAGATACGGCACAGCGCGTGTCATCCCGCTGGGTCTGTCCATCCCAGGCCCGACGTTGCCTGCCGTCTTCAACTTCCCCAACGATCGACCCGTCAGCGGAGACACGCAGTTCATCGGAGGGGGCAACGTCGCCACCTCGACGCTGTCGCAGACGGTCGATCTGACCGGTGCGGCGTCAACCATCGACGGCGGCTCAACCCCGTACAAGCTCAGCGGATGGCTCGGCGGCGCGTCGATCGATCCGTCGGCAGCCTCGATCACCGTCCGCTTTCTGGACGGCAACGGCGCTCAGTTGGGAGTCGGGAAGATCGGCCCCGTCACCGCCTTGGACCGCTGGTTTCAGACCGGACTGCTCGAACGGAGCACTTCGGCCGTCATTCCGGTCGGCACCCGCTCGGCGCAGGTGGTCGTGACCCTCAGGGATTCAAACCCCGCGACCCTCGGCTACAACAACGCATTCGCCGACGACCTCGCCTTCACGGTGGGCGCGGCACTACCCGCACCGCCGCCACCCGCCCCGCCGGCATCGACGGTCGGCCAGCTCGACCATGTCTTCATGGTCTACATGGAGAACAAGGGCTATGGGGACATCGTCGGCAGCCCCAACGCGCCCTACCTCAACAGCCTTGTCAACGCGTACGGCGTCGAGACCAACTACTACGCGCTGACCCATCCGAGCGACCCCAACTACTATCCGCTTCTCGGTGGTTCCGACTTCGGTTACAGCTTCAACTGCGCGACCAATTGCATCGACGCTCGCAACCTCGCCGACAACATCGAAGCGGCCGGCAAGACGTGGGCGGGATACGCCCAAGGCATGTCCGCGGCGGGACCCTACACCGCGACCGGCGACTACGCGCCCGACCAACTGCCCTTCCTGGCCTACCGCGACATCTACAACGACCCGGCCCGCGCCGCCGCGCACCTGTTTCCACTCACCCAACTGGCGACGGATCTCTCGTCATCTTCCACCGCACCCAACTTCGCCTGGTTCGCGGCAAACGAGGCGAACAACATGGAAGGGCCCATCGCCTCGCTCACGGGTGTCCTCAACTACATCGGAGGTCTGTTCACCAACCACCAGTACAACGTGAAGGCGGGTGATCAGTTCCTGCAGAACACCGTCCCCGCCATCCTGAACTCTGCGGTGTGGAACGACCCCGCGCAAAAGAGCGCCCTCTTCATCACCTTCGACGAGGACACCGACAACATCTCGCTGGGCTTCGGCAACGGCGGAAATCACGTCCTCACCATCGCGATCCCCTCGCCGGGTGCGATCAGCGCCGGGATGCGTTCAGGACCGTTCACCGACGACAGCTACGCCAACCACTACAGCCTGCTGCGCACCATCGAGGACGCACTCGGGCTACCGTCCCTGACCGACAACGACACCTACGCCCAACCCCTGAACGGCCTCTGGACGACATCGCCGACGAACCCTGGCACCACACCCGTCATTCTCTGA
- a CDS encoding cutinase family protein — MSSSLPARTAAVTARVAKSTLFTTLALAAIAVGLFAGPAATANAADDSCAAVEVVFARGTFEGPGVGATGQAFVDALNARLPGKTVDVYGVNYPASLDFGQAVDGVADAANRVQAIAAQCPSTKIVLGGYSQGAAVAGYTTSSTVPAGYALPASISGPMPASVASHVSAVVLFGTPDSWFLNLADRSAPPIAIGDLYAGKTIQLCATGDPICFPGGLDRSAHSSYKSNGMADQAADFVVGRLGLPAPAATVVQAAAEVVPGN; from the coding sequence ATGAGCTCATCACTGCCGGCCCGCACAGCGGCCGTCACCGCACGGGTGGCGAAATCGACGTTGTTCACCACTCTGGCGCTGGCGGCGATCGCGGTGGGCCTGTTCGCCGGTCCCGCCGCGACCGCCAACGCCGCTGACGACTCCTGCGCGGCCGTCGAGGTGGTGTTCGCACGCGGTACCTTCGAAGGTCCCGGTGTCGGCGCCACCGGCCAGGCGTTCGTCGACGCACTGAATGCACGGCTGCCCGGCAAGACCGTCGATGTGTACGGGGTGAACTACCCGGCCTCGCTGGACTTCGGACAAGCCGTCGACGGAGTGGCCGACGCCGCCAACCGGGTCCAGGCGATCGCCGCACAGTGCCCGTCGACCAAGATCGTGCTCGGCGGCTACTCGCAGGGCGCCGCGGTGGCCGGCTACACCACGTCGAGCACCGTGCCGGCCGGGTATGCACTGCCGGCAAGCATCTCCGGACCGATGCCCGCGTCCGTCGCCTCACACGTGTCGGCCGTCGTCCTGTTCGGTACACCCGACAGCTGGTTCCTGAACCTGGCCGACCGCAGCGCTCCCCCCATCGCGATCGGCGACCTGTATGCAGGCAAGACCATCCAACTGTGCGCCACCGGTGACCCGATCTGCTTCCCCGGAGGCCTGGACCGCTCCGCGCACAGCTCGTACAAGTCCAATGGGATGGCCGACCAGGCAGCCGATTTCGTGGTGGGCCGGTTGGGTCTGCCCGCTCCGGCGGCGACCGTGGTGCAGGCTGCGGCCGAAGTGGTGCCGGGGAACTGA
- a CDS encoding heme-binding protein: MLIRNLIGAGVIAGTMIAGTSATAAADPPNCTAADLAGVMSGVSAATSTYLFTHPDVNAFFTGLKGQTRDEMHTSIKAYFDANPQVSDELKAVRQPAADFRDRCNAPMPDMPMG, from the coding sequence ATGTTGATTCGAAACCTGATTGGCGCCGGTGTGATTGCCGGGACGATGATTGCCGGCACCTCGGCAACCGCAGCCGCCGATCCGCCGAACTGCACCGCCGCAGACCTTGCCGGCGTGATGTCCGGCGTCTCGGCGGCAACATCGACCTACCTGTTCACCCACCCGGATGTGAACGCCTTCTTCACCGGACTCAAAGGCCAGACGAGGGACGAGATGCACACCTCGATCAAGGCCTACTTCGACGCGAATCCCCAAGTGAGCGACGAACTCAAGGCCGTCAGGCAACCCGCGGCCGATTTCCGGGACCGCTGTAACGCACCGATGCCCGATATGCCCATGGGCTAA
- a CDS encoding arsenate reductase ArsC: MTETPVTHALRSDLSIDQKLALKTAATRLRTEFEDTFGVATIERFLHTSYDQFAGRATIPNFLPLLAERFARQRLHALARVEGKIVDGKPTVLFLCTHNAGRSQMALGYFTHLAGDRAVAWSGGSEPGTEINPAAIAAMAEVGIDITGEYPKPWTDEIVQAADVVITMGCGDACPVFPGKRYENWQLPDPAGQGLDAVRPIRDDIEERVRRLLADLNVTLTQ; the protein is encoded by the coding sequence ATGACCGAGACACCCGTCACCCACGCACTGCGCTCAGACCTGTCCATCGACCAGAAGCTCGCCCTCAAAACAGCGGCGACACGGCTGCGGACCGAATTCGAGGACACGTTCGGGGTGGCGACCATCGAACGGTTCCTGCACACCTCCTATGACCAATTCGCCGGTCGGGCCACCATTCCCAACTTCCTTCCGCTGCTGGCCGAACGGTTCGCCCGCCAACGCCTGCACGCCCTGGCCCGCGTGGAAGGCAAGATCGTCGACGGAAAACCCACCGTGCTGTTCCTGTGCACCCACAACGCTGGACGCTCCCAGATGGCACTGGGCTACTTCACCCACCTGGCCGGCGACCGCGCGGTCGCCTGGTCGGGCGGCTCCGAACCCGGCACCGAGATCAACCCCGCGGCCATCGCCGCGATGGCCGAAGTCGGCATCGACATCACCGGCGAGTACCCCAAACCGTGGACCGACGAAATCGTCCAAGCCGCCGACGTCGTCATCACGATGGGCTGCGGAGACGCCTGCCCGGTGTTCCCCGGAAAGCGCTACGAGAACTGGCAATTACCCGATCCGGCCGGACAGGGACTCGATGCGGTGCGCCCGATCCGCGATGACATCGAAGAACGTGTGCGCCGGCTGCTCGCCGACCTCAACGTCACCCTCACGCAATGA
- a CDS encoding CsbD family protein: MSEHNKADQARKGLIDSVKGKAKEVFGAVTGNESLTAEGQLEQTQAQERKEANSVEAVADAEASQAGKEAAEAKIEGAHARADVNAEAAVVESDVRAQHAARRQAVERAGQQDAARAKAQAEAGAQHEASQAKVEERANIQAASGELSDAIDEHRTAEHVTAGAQAQAQRIRERADRVTAEADLP; the protein is encoded by the coding sequence ATGAGTGAGCACAACAAGGCGGACCAGGCCCGAAAGGGTTTGATCGACTCGGTCAAGGGCAAGGCGAAGGAAGTGTTCGGCGCTGTCACCGGCAACGAATCCCTGACCGCGGAGGGTCAACTCGAGCAGACCCAGGCCCAGGAGCGCAAGGAAGCCAACAGTGTCGAGGCCGTGGCCGACGCCGAGGCCAGCCAAGCCGGTAAGGAAGCAGCCGAGGCCAAGATCGAGGGCGCCCATGCGCGTGCTGACGTGAACGCCGAAGCGGCGGTCGTCGAGAGCGATGTCCGCGCGCAACACGCCGCGCGGAGGCAGGCTGTGGAGCGGGCCGGCCAGCAGGACGCGGCCAGGGCGAAGGCCCAGGCCGAAGCCGGCGCGCAGCATGAGGCATCCCAGGCGAAAGTCGAAGAGCGCGCGAATATTCAGGCGGCGAGCGGGGAACTGTCCGACGCCATCGACGAGCACCGTACCGCCGAGCACGTCACCGCCGGCGCCCAGGCCCAAGCGCAGCGCATCAGGGAACGCGCTGACCGTGTGACCGCCGAAGCCGACCTGCCCTGA
- a CDS encoding lysylphosphatidylglycerol synthase transmembrane domain-containing protein translates to MRVDGRDISVTGSLLQPLTRRTNDILRLLLAALFLATVITSSLITRNDWVSLERSVSEIIGVLTPTQSNLVYLAYGVAILALPFVILVSLVLSRQWKLLGAYAAAGLLAVLSLSISGNGIAAPQWHFNLSDRLDTQLSQFLDDPRWIALLAAVLTVSGPWLSRRLRRWWWTLLLAFVPIHLVVSAVVPARTLLGLAVGWFVGALVVWVVGTPALEVPLDGAIRALDRRGFVATTLAVVRPPGPGPLVLAATSADATVVVELYGPNQRSGGAMRQLWGKFRLRDDETAPLQTSMRRAVEHRALMAIAIGDLALANTSTVAMAALDRGWTLYARKPASGAPLSAESTPADAVWSALHLLHEHGIAHGDPRAKEITVDDHTVRFGGFAHAEYGATDPQLQSDIAQLLVTTSALYDAPTAVAAAIGAFGRDAVLTASRRLTKSAVPKRIRGDVPDAPDVIKAAREEVQKQTGADQIRPEAITRFTRVQVIQLVLLVALVYVAYPFISTVPTFFSELGSANWWWALLGLTVSALTYVGAAAALWACADGLVSFRNLSIMQVANTFAATTTPAGVGGLALSARFLQKAGLSSLRATAAVALQQTVQVIVHVLLLIMFTTLAGASANLSHFVPSTTVLYLAAGVALGLVGFFLAVPKLRRWLSSSLRPKLKEVTEDLVELSREPKRLGLIVLGAAGTTLGAALALWASVEAFGGDTSFVTVTVVTMVGGTLASAAPTPGGVGAVEAALIGGLAAFGVPTAIAVPSVLLYRVLTCWLPVFVGWPVMRWLTRNDMI, encoded by the coding sequence GTGCGTGTCGACGGCCGGGATATCAGCGTCACCGGGAGCTTGCTTCAACCGTTGACCCGTCGCACCAACGACATCCTGCGACTGCTGCTCGCCGCACTGTTCCTGGCCACGGTGATCACCAGCTCACTGATCACCCGCAACGACTGGGTGAGCCTGGAACGGTCCGTATCGGAGATCATCGGGGTGCTCACCCCGACCCAGTCCAACCTGGTCTACCTCGCCTACGGCGTGGCGATCCTGGCGTTACCGTTCGTCATCCTGGTCAGCCTGGTGCTGTCGCGGCAGTGGAAACTGCTCGGGGCGTATGCGGCGGCGGGGCTGCTGGCTGTGCTTTCCCTTTCCATCTCCGGAAATGGCATCGCCGCCCCACAATGGCATTTCAACCTATCCGACCGGCTCGACACCCAGCTGTCCCAGTTCCTCGACGATCCCCGGTGGATCGCACTGCTGGCGGCGGTTCTCACGGTGTCGGGACCGTGGTTGTCCCGGCGGCTGCGCCGGTGGTGGTGGACGCTGCTGCTGGCATTCGTGCCCATCCATCTGGTGGTCAGCGCCGTGGTGCCGGCCCGCACCCTGCTCGGACTGGCCGTCGGCTGGTTCGTCGGCGCGCTGGTCGTCTGGGTGGTGGGCACACCGGCCCTGGAGGTGCCACTCGACGGCGCGATCCGGGCCCTGGACCGGCGCGGGTTCGTCGCCACCACGCTGGCGGTCGTCCGCCCGCCCGGCCCCGGACCTCTGGTGCTGGCGGCCACCAGCGCCGACGCCACCGTGGTGGTGGAGCTGTACGGACCGAATCAGCGCAGCGGCGGCGCCATGCGTCAGCTGTGGGGCAAGTTCCGGCTGCGCGACGACGAGACCGCTCCCCTGCAGACCTCGATGCGCCGCGCCGTGGAGCACCGGGCGCTGATGGCCATCGCGATCGGCGATCTGGCACTGGCGAACACGTCGACCGTGGCGATGGCCGCGCTGGATCGCGGGTGGACGCTGTACGCGCGCAAACCCGCCTCAGGCGCACCGCTGAGCGCCGAGTCCACCCCTGCCGACGCCGTGTGGTCCGCACTGCACCTGCTGCACGAACACGGCATCGCGCACGGCGATCCGCGCGCCAAGGAGATCACCGTCGATGACCACACGGTGCGGTTCGGTGGGTTCGCCCACGCCGAATACGGCGCCACCGACCCGCAGCTGCAGTCCGATATCGCGCAGCTGCTGGTGACCACCAGCGCGCTCTACGACGCGCCGACGGCCGTCGCCGCGGCCATCGGCGCCTTCGGCCGCGACGCCGTGTTGACCGCATCGCGCCGGCTCACCAAATCGGCGGTACCGAAACGGATCCGGGGGGACGTGCCGGACGCACCGGACGTCATCAAGGCCGCACGCGAAGAGGTGCAGAAGCAGACCGGCGCCGACCAGATCCGACCCGAGGCGATCACCCGCTTCACCCGCGTTCAGGTGATCCAGCTGGTGCTGCTGGTGGCGCTGGTGTACGTCGCCTATCCGTTCATCAGCACGGTGCCGACCTTCTTCTCCGAACTGGGCTCGGCCAACTGGTGGTGGGCGCTGCTGGGCCTGACCGTGTCCGCACTGACCTATGTGGGCGCAGCCGCGGCATTGTGGGCCTGCGCCGACGGGCTGGTCAGCTTCCGCAATCTGTCGATCATGCAGGTGGCCAACACCTTTGCGGCCACCACCACCCCGGCCGGCGTCGGCGGGCTCGCCCTGTCGGCACGATTTCTGCAGAAGGCGGGGCTGAGCTCGCTGCGGGCCACGGCCGCGGTGGCCCTGCAGCAGACGGTTCAGGTGATCGTGCATGTGCTGCTGCTGATCATGTTCACGACGTTGGCGGGTGCGTCGGCGAACCTGTCGCATTTCGTCCCGAGCACGACGGTGCTGTACCTGGCTGCTGGTGTGGCGCTGGGCCTGGTCGGATTCTTCCTGGCCGTGCCCAAACTGCGCCGCTGGCTGTCCTCGTCCCTGCGACCGAAGCTCAAGGAGGTCACCGAAGATCTTGTCGAGCTCTCGCGGGAGCCCAAACGGCTCGGGCTGATCGTGCTGGGCGCGGCGGGCACCACGCTGGGCGCGGCACTGGCGCTGTGGGCCAGTGTCGAAGCATTCGGCGGGGACACGTCTTTCGTCACGGTCACCGTGGTGACGATGGTCGGTGGGACGCTCGCGTCGGCGGCGCCGACGCCCGGTGGTGTCGGCGCGGTCGAGGCGGCGCTGATCGGTGGTCTTGCCGCGTTCGGTGTCCCGACCGCGATCGCGGTGCCCTCGGTGCTGCTCTATCGCGTGCTGACCTGCTGGCTGCCGGTGTTCGTCGGCTGGCCGGTGATGCGCTGGCTGACGCGTAACGACATGATCTGA